From a region of the Hippopotamus amphibius kiboko isolate mHipAmp2 chromosome 3, mHipAmp2.hap2, whole genome shotgun sequence genome:
- the LOC130850050 gene encoding olfactory receptor 5AK2-like — MTQGNNTEMTEFFLLGFGSGHKYWYVLFTVFLVNYVTSMVGNIGMILLINTDSRLQTPMYFFLQHLAFVDICYTSAITPKMLQNFIEENKSISFKGCVMQLLVYATFATSDCYLLAAMAVDRYVAICNPLHYPIVMSQRVCIQLVVASYVMGSINASVHTGFTFSLVFCKGNTINHFFCDVPPILTLSCSNIDINIMLLFVFVGFNLMFTVVLVIFSYGNIIAAILKISSAAGRKKAFSTCTSHLTAVTIFYGTLSYMYLQAHSNNSQENMKVASVFYGIVIPMLNPLIYSLRNKEVKEALKVMKKKFF, encoded by the coding sequence ATGACACAAGGAAATAACACTGAAATGACTGAATTCTTTCTCCTGGGATTTGGTTCCGGACACAAGTATTGGTATGTCCTCTTCACTGTATTTCTAGTCAACTATGTGACCTCCATGGTGGGTAATATTGGAATGATCCTACTCATCAACACAGATTCCAGACTCCaaacccccatgtacttcttcctacAGCATTTGGCTTTTGTTGACATCTGTTATACCTCTGCTATCACTCCCAAGATGCTGCAAAACttcatagaagaaaacaaatcaaTATCATTCAAGGGTTGTGTCATGCAGTTATTGGTTTATGCAACATTTGCGACCAGTGACTGTTACCTCCTGGCTGCTATGGCAGTGGACCgttatgtggccatctgtaacccACTTCACTATCCCATCGTCATGTCCCAAAGAGTCTGCATCCAGTTGGTAGTTGCTTCATATGTCATgggctcaataaatgcttctGTGCACACAGGGTTTACATTTTCACTGGTCTTCTGCAAGGGCAATACCATCAatcactttttctgtgatgttCCTCCAATTCTCACCCTTTCATGCTCCAACATTGACATCAACATCATGCTACTTTTTGTCTTTGTGGGATTTAACTTGATGTTCACCGTGGTCCTCGTCATATTTTCCTACGGGAATATCATAGCTGCCATCTTAAAGATCTCTTCTGCTGCAGGGAGGAaaaaagccttctccacctgtaCCTCCCACCTGACAGCTGTGACCATTTTCTATGGAACCCTCTCTTACATGTACTTACAGGCTCATTCTAATAATTCCCAGGAGAATATGAAAGTGGCCTCTGTATTTTATGGCATTGTGATTCCCATGTTGAACCCCCTGATCTACAGTTTGAGAAATAAGGAGGTAAAGGAAGCTCTAAAAGTGATGAAGAAAAAATTCTTCTAG